From one Gossypium hirsutum isolate 1008001.06 chromosome D08, Gossypium_hirsutum_v2.1, whole genome shotgun sequence genomic stretch:
- the LOC107944255 gene encoding uncharacterized protein isoform X1 encodes MSSDDPNQPGLVITVTESIRSFLLSASNDRRLSEELRELALTLSSAANAPYKQIRSIWMESVFDTRPGLISLFSGSNFVFTSPKPREKSEELKERLRKLKELAERKEYQELVKDITPKKDLNEPFSTYKDQIGFGLHVALTMFTGYLVGYFAFRALFNHSPIMNSAGGILGLVFGMLLETFLFIIRTSEPNLKSPSSTSRLKKNQ; translated from the exons atgagctCCGACGACCCGAACCAACCCGGTCTCGTGATAACTGTGACCGAATCCATTCGCTCGTTTCTTCTCTCAGCCTCCAATGACCGTCGTCTCTCTGAAGAACTCCGAGAACTCGCTCTCACTCTTTCCTCAGCAGCCAATGCACCGTACAAGCAGATCCGGAGCATATGGATGGAATCAGTTTTTGACACCAGGCCCGGATTGATTTCTCTCTTCTCcggatctaatttcgttttcacCAGTCCTAAACCCAGAGAGAAG AGCGAAGAATTGAAGGAGAGGTTAAGGAAGCTTAAAGAACTAGCAGAGAGGAAAGAGTATCAAGAGCTTGTTAAAGATATCACGCCGAAGAAGGATCTCAATGAACCTTTCTCTACTTATAAGGATCAAATTGGCTTTG GTTTACATGTTGCTCTGACAATGTTTACTGGGTATTTGGTTGGTTATTTTGCATTCAGAGCGTTGTTTAACCACAGTCCTATCATG AATTCTGCTGGAGGTATTCTTGGATTGGTTTTTGGCATGCTTCTTGAAACATTTTTGTTCATTATTAGGACTTCAGAGCCTAACCTTAAATCGCCGTCCTCAACTTCGAGATTGAAGAAAAATCAATAG
- the LOC107944255 gene encoding uncharacterized protein isoform X2, with protein sequence MSSDDPNQPGLVITVTESIRSFLLSASNDRRLSEELRELALTLSSAANAPYKQIRSIWMESVFDTRPGLISLFSGSNFVFTSPKPREKSEELKERLRKLKELAERKEYQELVKDITPKKDLNEPFSTYKDQIGFELTSNIYVAVARFFFVVNSGDVCMNRFTCCSDNVYWVFGWLFCIQSVV encoded by the exons atgagctCCGACGACCCGAACCAACCCGGTCTCGTGATAACTGTGACCGAATCCATTCGCTCGTTTCTTCTCTCAGCCTCCAATGACCGTCGTCTCTCTGAAGAACTCCGAGAACTCGCTCTCACTCTTTCCTCAGCAGCCAATGCACCGTACAAGCAGATCCGGAGCATATGGATGGAATCAGTTTTTGACACCAGGCCCGGATTGATTTCTCTCTTCTCcggatctaatttcgttttcacCAGTCCTAAACCCAGAGAGAAG AGCGAAGAATTGAAGGAGAGGTTAAGGAAGCTTAAAGAACTAGCAGAGAGGAAAGAGTATCAAGAGCTTGTTAAAGATATCACGCCGAAGAAGGATCTCAATGAACCTTTCTCTACTTATAAGGATCAAATTGGCTTTG AACTTACTTCAAATATATATGTTGCTGTTGCAAGATTCTTCTTCGTAGTTAATTCCGGTGATGTATGCATGAACAGGTTTACATGTTGCTCTGACAATGTTTACTGGGTATTTGGTTGGTTATTTTGCATTCAGAGCGTTGTTTAA